A single region of the Streptococcus sanguinis genome encodes:
- the prfB gene encoding peptide chain release factor 2 (programmed frameshift): MDISEIRQKIDANREKLASFRGSLDLEGLEEEIAILENKMTEPDFWDDNIAAQKTSQELNELKQTYENFHQMTELFDESEILLDFLAEDESVQGELEEKLAELEKMMTSYEMTLLLSEPYDNNNAILEIHPGSGGTEAQDWGDMLLRMYTRFGNAKGFKVEVLDYQAGDEAGIKSVTLSFEGPHAYGLLKSEMGVHRLVRISPFDSAKRRHTSFTSVEVMPELDDTIEVEIRDDDIKMDTFRSGGAGGQNVNKVSTGVRLTHIPTGIVVQSTVDRTQYGNRDRAMKMLQAKLYQLEQEKQAAEVDSLKGDKKEISWGSQIRSYVFTPYTMVKDHRTSYEVAQVDKVMDGDLDGFIDAYLKWRLN; encoded by the exons ATGGACATTTCAGAAATTCGTCAAAAGATTGACGCAAATCGTGAAAAATTAGCTTCTTTTAGGGGGTCTCTT GACTTAGAAGGTCTGGAAGAAGAAATTGCCATCTTAGAAAATAAGATGACAGAACCCGACTTTTGGGATGACAACATTGCAGCCCAGAAGACATCTCAAGAGCTGAATGAACTCAAGCAAACCTATGAAAATTTCCATCAGATGACCGAGCTTTTTGATGAATCGGAAATCTTGCTTGATTTTCTGGCTGAAGATGAGTCGGTTCAGGGTGAGTTGGAAGAAAAGCTGGCGGAACTTGAGAAAATGATGACCAGCTATGAAATGACCCTGCTCCTATCTGAGCCTTATGATAATAACAATGCCATCCTTGAAATTCACCCGGGCTCTGGTGGTACAGAGGCCCAGGATTGGGGAGATATGCTGCTGCGTATGTATACACGCTTTGGCAATGCCAAGGGCTTCAAAGTAGAGGTCTTGGACTATCAGGCTGGTGATGAAGCGGGAATTAAGTCAGTGACTCTTTCATTTGAAGGGCCGCACGCTTATGGTCTGCTCAAGTCAGAAATGGGAGTCCACCGTTTGGTCCGGATTTCGCCATTTGACTCAGCTAAACGTCGCCATACTTCCTTTACCTCAGTAGAAGTCATGCCGGAATTAGATGATACCATTGAGGTGGAAATTCGCGATGACGATATTAAGATGGACACTTTCCGCTCAGGAGGAGCCGGCGGGCAAAACGTCAATAAAGTTTCTACTGGTGTGCGGCTGACGCATATTCCTACAGGAATCGTGGTGCAGTCTACCGTTGACCGGACTCAGTATGGAAACCGCGATCGGGCGATGAAGATGCTGCAGGCCAAGCTTTATCAGCTAGAGCAAGAGAAACAAGCAGCCGAAGTCGACTCACTCAAGGGAGATAAGAAGGAGATTTCCTGGGGCAGCCAAATCCGCTCCTATGTCTTTACGCCTTATACTATGGTCAAAGACCATCGGACCAGTTACGAAGTAGCACAGGTGGACAAGGTGATGGATGGAGATTTGGATGGTTTCATCGACGCTTATTTGAAATGGCGTTTGAACTAG
- a CDS encoding aminoacyltransferase: MFSYKFGISAQEHDDFVTAHPQANLLQSSAWAQIKDNWANERLGFYKDDHLVAAASVLIKPLPLGMTMLYIPRGPIMDYGDKELLNFVLASLKKFAKEKKALFIKFDPSLFLAESKMGAELQDNTETVELIQQLQEAGAVWVGRTESLDETIQPRLQANIHKEDFSEDLLSKSTRQAIRTARNKGIQIQFGGAELLDDFSALMKKTENRKNIHLRGKDYYQKLLDTYPEHSYITLSSIDLKARLEDLQAQLTKTLKEAEKFTEKTKPGKIENNQQEQKRLQEEIDFLQDKISQGGAVVPLSGTLVLEYGKTSENIYAGMDEEYRRYQPAIITWYETAKHAFERGADWQNMGGIENDLKGGLYSFKSKFNPTIEEFAGEFNLPTNPLYHLSNLAYTIRKKLRSKH, translated from the coding sequence ATGTTTAGTTACAAATTTGGAATTTCAGCTCAGGAACACGACGATTTTGTCACAGCCCATCCACAGGCCAATCTCCTGCAGAGTTCAGCCTGGGCTCAGATCAAGGATAACTGGGCCAATGAGCGCTTGGGCTTCTATAAAGACGACCACTTGGTTGCTGCAGCCAGTGTCCTGATTAAACCACTGCCCTTGGGGATGACCATGCTTTATATTCCGCGCGGTCCCATAATGGACTATGGTGACAAGGAGCTGCTGAACTTTGTTTTGGCGTCGCTCAAGAAATTTGCCAAGGAGAAAAAAGCGCTCTTTATCAAGTTTGACCCTAGCCTCTTTCTGGCAGAAAGCAAGATGGGTGCTGAATTGCAAGACAATACAGAGACGGTTGAGCTGATTCAACAGTTACAGGAAGCAGGAGCTGTCTGGGTCGGACGGACTGAGTCTCTGGACGAAACCATCCAGCCTCGCTTGCAGGCCAATATCCATAAAGAAGATTTCAGCGAGGATCTGCTTTCTAAGAGTACTCGCCAGGCTATTCGCACAGCCCGTAACAAAGGCATCCAAATCCAATTTGGCGGAGCAGAATTACTGGATGACTTTTCAGCCTTGATGAAAAAGACAGAAAACAGAAAAAACATCCACCTGCGCGGCAAAGATTATTACCAAAAACTCTTGGACACTTATCCTGAGCACTCCTACATCACCTTGTCCAGCATTGATCTAAAGGCACGATTGGAAGACTTGCAGGCTCAGCTGACCAAGACTCTCAAGGAAGCAGAGAAATTTACCGAGAAAACCAAGCCTGGCAAGATTGAGAATAACCAGCAAGAACAGAAACGCCTCCAAGAAGAGATTGACTTTCTGCAGGACAAAATCAGCCAAGGGGGTGCTGTCGTTCCCCTTTCTGGCACACTGGTCTTAGAATATGGCAAAACCTCTGAAAATATCTATGCCGGAATGGACGAGGAATACCGTCGTTATCAGCCTGCCATCATCACTTGGTACGAAACGGCCAAACATGCTTTTGAGCGCGGAGCAGATTGGCAAAATATGGGTGGAATCGAAAACGATCTCAAGGGCGGTCTCTACAGCTTTAAATCCAAGTTCAATCCAACCATTGAGGAATTCGCTGGTGAGTTCAACCTGCCAACCAATCCTCTTTACCACCTCTCCAATCTGGCCTACACTATCAGAAAGAAACTGCGCAGCAAGCATTAA
- a CDS encoding HD domain-containing protein — protein MIEKVFRDPVHNYVHVDHQVIYDLINTKEFQRLRRIKQLGTSGYTFHGGEHSRFSHCLGAYEIARRITKIFNEKYQSNWDSHESLLTMTAALLHDLGHGAYSHTFERLFDTNHEDITRQIITSPETEIHQVLVQVSPDFPEKVASVINHTYPNKQVVQLISSQIDVDRMDYLLRDSFFTGASYGQFDLTRILRVICPVENGIAFKRNGMHAVEDYVVSRYQMYMQVYFHPASRAMEVLLQNLLKRAKFLYPAQKDYFALSSPNLIPFFENRVTLQDYLALDDGVMNTYFQVWMTSPDKILSDLAQRFINRKVFKSIVFSQENEAHLDIMRDLVGQVGFDPDYYTAIHRNFDLPYDFYRPDVEKPRTQIEILQKDGSLAELSSLSPIVHSLAGTRQGDNRFYFPKEMLAETGLFSEKNQTFMHYIKNDQFTYGE, from the coding sequence ATGATTGAAAAAGTATTTCGCGACCCGGTTCATAATTATGTTCATGTGGACCATCAGGTTATCTATGATTTAATCAATACCAAAGAATTTCAACGGCTGCGCCGCATCAAACAGCTGGGTACTTCCGGCTATACCTTCCACGGTGGGGAGCACAGCCGTTTTTCGCATTGTCTGGGAGCTTATGAGATTGCCCGGCGCATCACCAAGATTTTCAATGAAAAATACCAATCCAACTGGGACAGCCATGAAAGCCTGCTGACCATGACAGCCGCTCTCCTGCATGACTTGGGACACGGAGCTTATTCACACACTTTTGAGCGCCTCTTTGATACCAATCACGAGGACATTACGCGGCAAATCATCACCAGTCCAGAAACAGAGATTCATCAGGTACTGGTGCAGGTTTCGCCGGATTTCCCAGAAAAGGTAGCTAGCGTCATCAACCATACCTATCCCAATAAGCAGGTGGTCCAGCTGATTTCCAGCCAGATTGATGTGGACCGGATGGATTATCTCTTGCGCGATTCCTTCTTTACTGGCGCTTCCTATGGGCAATTTGACTTAACCAGAATTTTACGAGTGATTTGTCCGGTAGAAAACGGCATTGCTTTCAAGCGCAATGGAATGCATGCGGTAGAAGACTACGTAGTCAGCCGCTACCAGATGTACATGCAGGTTTATTTCCACCCGGCCAGTCGAGCTATGGAAGTTCTGCTGCAAAATCTGCTCAAGCGAGCTAAGTTCCTCTATCCGGCCCAGAAAGATTATTTTGCGCTGTCATCGCCCAATCTCATTCCATTCTTTGAAAACAGAGTGACCCTGCAGGATTATCTGGCCTTGGATGATGGTGTTATGAATACCTATTTCCAAGTTTGGATGACTAGTCCAGACAAAATTTTATCAGACTTGGCTCAGCGTTTTATCAACCGCAAGGTCTTTAAGTCTATCGTCTTCTCTCAGGAAAACGAAGCGCATTTGGATATCATGCGAGACCTAGTTGGACAGGTTGGTTTTGACCCTGATTACTATACTGCTATCCATCGTAATTTTGATTTACCTTACGATTTCTACCGGCCTGACGTTGAAAAACCCCGGACTCAGATAGAAATTCTGCAAAAAGATGGTAGCTTAGCAGAACTGTCCAGCCTATCTCCTATCGTTCATTCGCTAGCCGGGACCAGACAGGGCGATAATCGCTTCTACTTCCCCAAGGAAATGCTGGCAGAGACCGGACTATTCAGCGAAAAAAACCAGACCTTTATGCACTATATCAAAAACGACCAATTTACCTACGGAGAATAA
- the yidA gene encoding sugar-phosphatase, giving the protein MSIKLVAVDIDGTLLNNQKEITPEVFSAVQDAKAAGVKIVIATGRPIAGVQKLLEELELNQPDNYVVTFNGGLVQDTVTGQELIKETLTYDDYLDIELLGRKLGVHMHAITKDGIYTANRNIGKYTVYESNLVSMPIFYRTPEEMANKEIVKCMYIDEPDILDAAIAKLPPELAEKYTLVKSAPFYLEIVKKTVNKGAAVLHLAEKLGLSKEQTMAIGDEENDRAMLEAVGSPVVMENGKEELKKIAKYITKSNDESGVAHAIREWVLK; this is encoded by the coding sequence ATGTCTATCAAATTAGTTGCCGTCGACATTGACGGCACCCTTTTAAATAACCAAAAAGAAATCACTCCTGAAGTCTTCAGCGCTGTTCAGGATGCCAAGGCTGCTGGTGTCAAAATCGTCATTGCAACCGGCCGTCCTATTGCAGGAGTTCAAAAGCTTCTCGAGGAGCTAGAGCTTAATCAGCCAGACAACTATGTCGTTACCTTCAACGGCGGACTGGTGCAGGATACTGTTACAGGTCAAGAATTAATCAAAGAAACACTGACCTATGACGACTATCTGGATATCGAACTGCTCGGGCGAAAATTAGGTGTCCACATGCATGCCATCACCAAGGACGGCATTTATACAGCCAATCGCAACATCGGCAAGTACACTGTTTATGAGTCCAATCTGGTCAGCATGCCTATCTTCTACCGCACTCCTGAAGAAATGGCCAATAAAGAAATCGTCAAGTGCATGTATATTGATGAACCGGACATTCTGGATGCGGCCATTGCTAAGCTGCCACCGGAATTAGCCGAAAAATATACACTAGTTAAGTCAGCTCCTTTTTATCTGGAAATTGTCAAAAAGACTGTCAATAAAGGTGCTGCTGTCCTCCATCTAGCTGAAAAACTGGGCTTGAGCAAGGAGCAGACCATGGCTATCGGTGATGAAGAAAACGACCGTGCCATGCTAGAAGCTGTTGGCTCTCCTGTTGTCATGGAAAACGGTAAGGAAGAACTCAAGAAAATCGCCAAATATATCACCAAATCGAATGACGAATCCGGCGTAGCACACGCCATTAGAGAGTGGGTTTTAAAATAA
- a CDS encoding metallophosphoesterase produces MTRIGFMSDLHLDSNQFGDFERQALRQLLKEEGIDHLHIAGDLSNDLTKISLPFLETLKQEIPLSFNLGNHDMLGLSEQEISNYDFQVQQFGRTKLVSFSGWYDYSFAPEKSKEEHLRTKTNFWFDRRLARQLDDLSITAQTLKELEKLLMTLDGPIIVALHFVPHQDFLYDHPYFQRFNAFLGSQAFHRLFVKYRVKEVVFGHLHHRHQSRVIEGVRYHMRPLGYIREWELTRNFFNDFPQYQIPQMYRLHKRYNAVKDLAEFRDYKKKHLAAELRDALTVIEVQ; encoded by the coding sequence ATGACAAGAATCGGATTTATGAGCGACCTCCATCTGGACTCCAATCAGTTTGGAGATTTTGAGCGCCAAGCTCTTCGCCAACTTTTAAAAGAGGAAGGGATTGACCACCTACACATCGCAGGAGATTTGTCCAACGACCTGACCAAGATCAGTTTGCCCTTTCTTGAAACTTTGAAGCAAGAGATTCCCCTCTCTTTTAATCTGGGAAACCACGATATGCTGGGACTTTCTGAGCAAGAAATTTCAAACTATGATTTTCAGGTCCAGCAGTTCGGTCGGACCAAGCTCGTCAGCTTTTCTGGCTGGTACGATTACAGCTTTGCTCCAGAAAAAAGCAAGGAAGAGCATCTGAGAACAAAGACCAATTTCTGGTTTGACCGCAGATTGGCGCGTCAACTCGACGACCTTAGCATTACAGCTCAGACTCTGAAAGAGTTAGAAAAATTGCTGATGACTTTAGATGGCCCAATTATTGTTGCTCTGCATTTTGTCCCCCATCAAGACTTTCTATACGACCATCCCTATTTCCAGCGCTTCAACGCCTTTCTAGGAAGCCAAGCTTTTCATCGGCTCTTTGTCAAATACAGAGTGAAAGAGGTGGTTTTCGGTCATCTCCATCACCGCCACCAAAGCCGTGTCATCGAAGGTGTCCGCTACCATATGCGTCCTCTGGGCTACATTCGTGAATGGGAACTGACTCGGAACTTTTTTAATGATTTTCCTCAGTATCAGATTCCCCAGATGTACCGCCTGCACAAGCGTTATAATGCTGTTAAAGATTTAGCCGAATTTCGAGACTATAAGAAAAAACACCTAGCAGCTGAACTGCGAGATGCTTTAACAGTGATTGAAGTTCAGTAA
- the ftsE gene encoding cell division ATP-binding protein FtsE — protein sequence MSIIEMKDVVKKYGNGTTALRSVSINVEPGEFAYIVGPSGAGKSTFIRLLYREIKLDKGSLKVADFDLAKIKKRDVPMLRRQVGVVFQDYKLLPKKTVYENIAYAMEVIGERRRNIKKRVMEVLDLVGLKHKVRSFPNELSGGEQQRIAIARAIANNPKVLIADEPTGNLDPDNSWEIMNLLERINLQGTTVLMATHNSQIVNTLRHRVIAIENGRVVRDEAEGEYGYDD from the coding sequence ATGTCAATAATTGAAATGAAAGATGTTGTCAAGAAGTATGGCAACGGGACCACTGCCCTGCGTAGTGTGTCTATTAACGTAGAACCTGGGGAGTTTGCCTATATTGTAGGCCCTTCAGGAGCGGGAAAGTCAACCTTTATTCGTTTGCTTTACCGGGAGATAAAGCTGGATAAGGGAAGTCTGAAAGTAGCTGATTTTGACTTAGCTAAGATTAAGAAGCGTGATGTTCCAATGCTGCGCCGTCAGGTTGGAGTCGTCTTTCAGGACTATAAACTTCTTCCTAAAAAGACAGTGTATGAGAATATTGCCTACGCCATGGAAGTTATTGGTGAACGCCGCCGCAATATTAAAAAGCGGGTTATGGAAGTGCTGGACCTGGTTGGTCTTAAGCACAAGGTTCGCTCATTCCCTAATGAGCTGTCCGGTGGTGAGCAGCAGCGGATTGCCATTGCGCGTGCTATTGCTAACAACCCTAAAGTCCTGATTGCGGATGAGCCGACAGGAAACTTGGACCCAGATAATTCATGGGAGATTATGAACCTGCTGGAGCGGATTAACCTTCAGGGAACAACTGTCCTGATGGCCACCCACAACAGCCAGATTGTAAATACTCTGCGTCACCGCGTTATTGCTATTGAAAATGGCCGTGTGGTACGTGATGAAGCGGAAGGAGAATACGGATACGATGATTAG
- a CDS encoding DUF2785 domain-containing protein, with protein MYQNLRKKLEEASPLYYEEEILWLLDHIGYPEATIRDELVFSSLARGLQADIFSVEQFRFLAQEAVKRQGLFYESDKNGQATLTRSFTALLYANLLNCDGNPNSSYYQALSVQGRKYLLDKGLTYLSVERDTKGYSRKYGWVHAFAHGADLLTEVACHPDFPSSRMPEVLEVIHQVFKKVSVRFGNDEDWRLAQVLYQAVLKKKLSQHEFRLWLQSQSFPLENNQDFIAFSNFRSCLLEVYVQLDSKKQLSDELRAAIQHFHY; from the coding sequence ATGTATCAAAACTTACGAAAGAAGTTGGAAGAAGCTTCTCCTTTATATTATGAGGAAGAAATCTTATGGTTACTGGATCATATTGGTTATCCAGAAGCGACAATCCGTGATGAGTTAGTCTTTTCGTCCTTAGCAAGGGGACTTCAGGCTGACATATTTTCAGTTGAACAGTTTCGTTTCTTGGCTCAAGAAGCAGTCAAAAGACAAGGACTTTTTTACGAGAGTGATAAAAATGGTCAAGCTACCTTAACACGTTCCTTCACGGCTTTACTTTATGCCAATCTCTTAAACTGCGATGGTAATCCAAACTCTTCGTATTATCAGGCTTTATCAGTGCAAGGAAGAAAATACTTACTAGATAAGGGGCTAACCTACTTGTCAGTAGAAAGAGACACAAAGGGTTACTCCAGGAAATACGGTTGGGTTCATGCCTTCGCTCATGGAGCAGACTTATTGACAGAAGTGGCTTGTCATCCGGACTTTCCCTCCAGTAGGATGCCAGAGGTTTTAGAGGTCATTCATCAAGTTTTTAAAAAAGTTTCAGTCCGTTTCGGAAATGATGAGGATTGGCGCTTAGCCCAGGTGCTCTATCAAGCTGTCTTAAAGAAAAAACTGTCGCAGCATGAATTTAGATTGTGGCTTCAATCACAGAGTTTTCCATTGGAAAACAACCAAGATTTCATTGCTTTTTCCAATTTTCGTTCCTGTTTATTAGAAGTCTATGTGCAGTTGGACAGCAAAAAACAGCTCTCAGATGAGCTGAGAGCTGCAATTCAACATTTCCATTACTGA
- a CDS encoding DUF1934 domain-containing protein, protein MQIRIKNHIQLDGHTELIDQVYDTDWTQKGDYHYLLYKNEEGEKVVLKFHDKELVMTRFSEPKSIMRFISQGQTLVGIHTPVGLQQFVTDTSFYKVDLTKQVLQLHYQLKTVDGEQIFASYEMEISWG, encoded by the coding sequence ATGCAAATCAGAATAAAAAATCACATCCAGCTGGACGGGCATACCGAGCTAATCGATCAGGTCTACGATACGGACTGGACGCAAAAAGGAGACTATCATTATCTGCTATACAAAAATGAAGAAGGAGAGAAAGTAGTTCTGAAGTTTCACGATAAAGAGCTGGTTATGACGCGCTTTTCTGAGCCTAAGTCCATCATGCGTTTCATCAGTCAAGGACAGACGCTGGTTGGCATCCATACACCTGTGGGCTTGCAGCAGTTTGTGACCGATACTTCTTTCTACAAGGTTGATTTGACCAAGCAGGTTCTGCAACTTCATTATCAGCTGAAAACTGTTGATGGAGAACAGATTTTTGCCAGCTATGAAATGGAGATTAGCTGGGGTTAG
- a CDS encoding cation-translocating P-type ATPase yields MSKEQKRQAFYTQSPEEIFKTLDASEQGLSSQEAAKRLADYGRNELDEGEKKSLLMKFLEQFKDLMIIILLVAAVLSVVTSGGEDIADALIILAVVIINAIFGVYQEGKAEEAIAALKSMSSPAARVLRDGHVTEVDSKGLVPGDIVRLEAGDVVPADMRLLEANSLKIEEAALTGESVPVEKDLTVEVAADAGIGDRVNMAFQNSNVTYGRGVGLVVNTGMYTEVGHIAGMLQDADETDTPLKQNLNSLSKVLTYAILVIAAVTFVVGVFIQGKNPLDELMTSVALAVAAIPEGLPAIVTIVLALGTQVLAKRNSIVRKLPAVETLGSTEIIASDKTGTLTMNKMTVEKVFYDGVLNEAGQDIDLGLELPLLRSVVLANDTKIDQEGKLIGDPTETAFIQYALDKGYDVKAFLEKYPRVAELPFDSDRKLMSTVHPLPDGKFLVAVKGAPDQLLKRCVARDKAGDVAAIDDATSQLIKSNNSDMAHQALRVLAGAYKIIDAVPTDLTSENLENDLIFTGLIGMIDPERAEAAEAVRVAKEAGIRPIMITGDHQDTAEAIAKRLGIIEEGDTEDHVLTGAELNELSDAEFEKVVGQYSVYARVSPEHKVRIVKAWQNQGKVVAMTGDGVNDAPALKTADIGIGMGITGTEVSKGASDMILADDNFATIIVAVEEGRKVFSNIQKTIQYLLSANTAEVLTIFLATLFGWDVLQPVHLLWINLVTDTFPAIALGVEPAEPGVMSHKPRGRKSSFFSGGVMSSIIYQGVLQGALVLAVYGYAISNPVHVGDIKAIHADALTMAFATLGLIQLFHAYNVKSVYQSIFTVGPFKSKTFNWSILVSFVLLISTIVIDPLEKIFHVTKLDLSQWTVVLIGSFAMIVIVEIVKFIQRKLGMDKNAI; encoded by the coding sequence TTGTCAAAAGAACAAAAGCGCCAAGCTTTTTACACCCAGAGTCCTGAGGAAATTTTCAAAACTTTGGACGCTTCAGAGCAAGGTTTGTCCAGTCAAGAAGCAGCCAAGCGTTTAGCTGATTATGGCCGCAATGAACTGGATGAAGGGGAGAAAAAATCTCTCTTAATGAAGTTTTTGGAGCAGTTCAAGGATTTGATGATTATCATCTTGTTGGTAGCAGCTGTCTTGTCTGTTGTCACATCAGGCGGCGAAGACATCGCAGATGCTTTAATCATCTTAGCAGTCGTAATCATCAATGCCATCTTCGGTGTCTATCAGGAGGGCAAGGCTGAAGAAGCCATTGCAGCTCTCAAATCCATGTCCAGCCCGGCTGCACGTGTCCTGCGTGATGGTCATGTCACAGAAGTAGATTCTAAGGGGTTGGTACCTGGTGATATTGTTAGACTGGAAGCCGGTGATGTTGTCCCAGCGGATATGCGACTTTTAGAAGCTAATTCACTGAAAATCGAAGAAGCAGCTTTGACAGGTGAGTCTGTTCCGGTTGAGAAAGATTTGACTGTTGAGGTAGCTGCAGATGCTGGTATTGGCGACCGGGTCAATATGGCTTTCCAAAACTCAAATGTGACCTATGGTCGTGGGGTTGGGTTGGTTGTCAATACAGGGATGTATACGGAAGTCGGCCATATCGCAGGTATGTTGCAGGATGCGGATGAAACGGACACACCTCTTAAGCAAAATCTTAATAGTCTGTCTAAGGTTCTGACCTATGCTATCTTGGTGATCGCTGCGGTGACCTTTGTAGTCGGTGTCTTCATTCAAGGTAAAAATCCACTGGATGAGCTGATGACCTCTGTAGCCTTGGCAGTTGCGGCTATCCCTGAAGGTCTGCCAGCTATCGTTACCATTGTGCTGGCTTTGGGAACTCAGGTTCTGGCTAAGCGGAATTCGATTGTCCGTAAGCTTCCAGCTGTTGAGACTTTGGGATCAACGGAGATTATCGCTTCGGATAAGACCGGGACCTTAACCATGAATAAGATGACGGTCGAAAAAGTCTTTTATGACGGGGTCCTGAATGAAGCTGGACAAGATATTGACCTTGGACTGGAGCTGCCGCTCTTACGTTCGGTTGTTTTGGCCAATGATACCAAGATTGACCAAGAAGGAAAGCTAATTGGTGACCCAACGGAAACAGCCTTTATCCAGTATGCTTTGGACAAGGGCTACGATGTGAAGGCCTTTTTAGAGAAATATCCTCGAGTAGCTGAGCTGCCATTTGATTCAGATCGTAAGCTCATGTCTACTGTCCATCCATTGCCAGATGGGAAATTCCTTGTGGCAGTAAAGGGTGCACCAGATCAACTATTGAAACGCTGTGTTGCCCGTGATAAGGCTGGAGATGTTGCAGCGATTGATGATGCTACTTCACAGCTGATTAAGTCTAACAACTCAGACATGGCTCATCAAGCTTTGCGTGTTCTTGCAGGTGCCTACAAGATTATTGATGCAGTTCCGACTGACTTGACATCTGAAAATCTAGAAAATGATTTAATCTTTACTGGTTTAATCGGTATGATTGACCCAGAACGTGCAGAAGCAGCAGAAGCTGTTCGTGTAGCCAAGGAAGCAGGTATTCGTCCGATTATGATTACCGGTGACCATCAGGATACAGCTGAAGCTATCGCCAAGCGCTTGGGTATCATCGAAGAAGGAGATACTGAAGACCATGTCCTAACTGGTGCAGAGCTCAATGAGCTTTCTGATGCAGAATTTGAAAAGGTTGTTGGCCAATACTCTGTCTATGCACGGGTTTCTCCTGAGCATAAGGTACGGATTGTCAAAGCTTGGCAAAACCAAGGTAAGGTCGTAGCCATGACAGGTGATGGTGTCAATGACGCACCAGCTTTGAAGACAGCCGATATCGGTATCGGTATGGGCATTACAGGTACAGAAGTATCTAAGGGTGCCTCTGACATGATTCTAGCAGATGATAACTTTGCGACCATCATTGTAGCCGTGGAAGAAGGACGTAAGGTCTTCTCTAATATTCAAAAGACCATTCAGTATCTCCTTTCAGCTAATACAGCTGAGGTACTGACTATTTTCTTGGCAACCCTCTTTGGTTGGGATGTGCTGCAGCCAGTTCATCTACTCTGGATCAACTTGGTAACGGATACCTTCCCAGCTATTGCTCTGGGAGTTGAGCCTGCTGAGCCAGGTGTCATGAGTCATAAGCCTCGTGGCCGTAAGTCTAGCTTCTTCTCAGGTGGAGTGATGAGCTCTATCATCTATCAGGGTGTCCTGCAAGGGGCTTTAGTTCTGGCGGTTTATGGTTATGCTATCTCTAATCCCGTCCATGTTGGTGATATAAAGGCTATCCATGCGGACGCTCTGACAATGGCCTTTGCAACGCTTGGCCTCATCCAGCTCTTCCATGCTTATAATGTAAAATCTGTTTACCAGTCTATCTTTACAGTTGGGCCATTCAAGTCTAAGACCTTTAACTGGTCTATTCTGGTTTCTTTCGTCCTATTGATTTCAACTATTGTAATTGATCCACTGGAAAAGATTTTCCATGTGACCAAGCTGGACTTGTCACAATGGACAGTTGTTCTGATTGGTAGCTTTGCCATGATTGTCATTGTTGAAATTGTTAAGTTCATCCAACGTAAATTAGGTATGGATAAGAATGCTATTTAA